The Nitrosopumilus cobalaminigenes genome contains a region encoding:
- a CDS encoding thioredoxin domain-containing protein has translation MVENNLINESSPYLLQHANNPVNWYGWNDESLKKARDENKPIFLSIGYSSCHWCHVMAHESFENDDVAEFMNENFINIKVDREERPDIDDIYQKVCQIATGQGGWPLSIFLTPDQKPFYAGTYFPVLDSYGRPGFGSICRQLSQAWKEKPKDIENSAERFLGALNKAEAIQIPSKLERTILDEAAMNLFQLGDATYGGFGSAPKFPNAANVSFLFRYAKLSGLNKFNEFALKTLKKMANGGIFDQIGGGFSRYSTDAKWLVPHFEKMLYDNALIPVNYAEAYQITKDPFYLEVLQKTLDFVLREMTSPENGFYSAYDADSEGIEGKYYVWKKSEIKEILGGDADLFCLYYDVTDGGNWEGNNILCNNLNISTVAFNFGVSESEVKKTIHSCSEKLLKVRSTRVPPGLDDKVLVSWNSLMITAFAKGYRVTGDARYLNAAKDCISFIENNLIVNEKLLRTYKNDVAKIDGYLEDYSYFINALLDVFEIEPDEKYLKLSIKLGHHLVDHFWDSENNSFFMTSDDHEKLIIRPKSNYDLSLPSGNSVSAFVMLRLYHLSQEQSFLEITTKIMESQAQMAAENPFGFGYLLNTITMYIQKPTEITVINSENSQICESLNLDYLPNSILITIKNPSQLDSLSKYPFFAGKLFEDKTSVFVCKDFTCSLPLRTIEEINSNL, from the coding sequence ATGGTTGAAAATAATCTCATCAATGAAAGTAGTCCTTACTTACTTCAACATGCAAACAATCCAGTTAATTGGTATGGTTGGAATGATGAATCATTAAAAAAAGCAAGAGATGAAAACAAACCTATCTTTCTTAGTATCGGATACAGCTCGTGCCATTGGTGCCATGTAATGGCTCATGAATCCTTTGAAAACGATGATGTTGCAGAGTTTATGAATGAGAATTTTATTAATATCAAAGTTGACCGAGAAGAAAGACCTGACATTGATGACATTTATCAAAAAGTTTGTCAAATAGCAACAGGTCAAGGTGGTTGGCCATTAAGCATTTTTCTAACTCCTGATCAAAAACCATTCTATGCTGGAACATATTTTCCAGTTTTGGATTCTTATGGCCGTCCCGGATTTGGAAGTATTTGCAGACAACTTTCACAAGCTTGGAAAGAAAAACCTAAAGACATTGAAAATTCTGCAGAAAGATTTCTTGGTGCATTAAACAAAGCAGAAGCAATTCAAATTCCTTCAAAGTTAGAGAGGACAATTCTAGATGAGGCTGCCATGAATCTATTCCAATTGGGAGATGCAACGTATGGTGGTTTTGGTTCTGCTCCGAAATTTCCAAACGCGGCAAATGTGTCATTTCTTTTTAGATATGCAAAACTTTCTGGTTTGAATAAATTCAATGAATTTGCGCTTAAAACACTGAAAAAAATGGCAAATGGTGGTATTTTTGATCAAATTGGAGGAGGTTTTTCTAGATATTCAACTGATGCAAAATGGCTTGTTCCTCACTTTGAAAAAATGCTTTATGACAATGCGTTGATTCCAGTAAACTATGCTGAAGCTTATCAAATAACAAAAGATCCTTTTTACCTTGAAGTTTTACAAAAAACACTTGATTTTGTTTTACGTGAAATGACTTCTCCAGAAAATGGATTCTATTCTGCATATGATGCTGATTCAGAAGGGATAGAAGGAAAGTACTATGTTTGGAAGAAAAGTGAGATTAAAGAAATTCTTGGAGGCGATGCAGATCTATTTTGTTTGTACTATGATGTAACTGATGGTGGAAATTGGGAAGGAAATAACATTCTATGTAACAATCTCAATATCTCTACAGTTGCATTTAATTTTGGTGTGTCTGAATCTGAGGTTAAAAAAACAATACATTCATGCTCTGAAAAATTACTCAAAGTCCGTTCCACTCGAGTTCCTCCTGGTTTAGATGATAAGGTCTTAGTGTCTTGGAATTCTTTGATGATTACTGCTTTTGCAAAGGGCTACCGTGTTACTGGTGATGCTAGGTATCTAAATGCTGCAAAAGATTGTATCTCTTTTATTGAAAATAATTTAATTGTAAATGAAAAACTATTACGAACTTACAAAAATGATGTGGCAAAAATTGATGGTTATTTGGAAGATTATTCTTATTTTATCAATGCCTTATTGGATGTATTTGAAATTGAACCTGATGAGAAATATCTCAAACTCTCTATAAAATTGGGCCATCATTTAGTTGATCACTTTTGGGATTCTGAAAATAATAGTTTCTTTATGACTTCTGATGATCATGAAAAACTGATTATTCGACCTAAGAGTAATTATGACTTGTCTTTGCCTTCGGGAAATTCTGTATCAGCATTTGTGATGCTCAGATTATATCATCTCTCACAAGAACAAAGTTTTCTTGAAATTACTACAAAAATAATGGAATCTCAGGCACAAATGGCTGCTGAAAATCCGTTTGGATTTGGATATCTACTAAATACAATTACAATGTATATTCAAAAACCTACAGAAATTACGGTTATCAATTCTGAAAATTCTCAAATCTGCGAGTCTCTTAATTTAGATTATTTACCAAATTCAATTTTAATTACAA
- a CDS encoding alcohol dehydrogenase catalytic domain-containing protein has translation MEKMRAMVLDECAKIETNPLKLTEIDKHEIKRSNEILLEIEACGVCHSQLHGIEGDWKDIGIPPTLPTVPGHEVVGKVVQIGDSVTKFKVGDRAGITPLLEACKECQYCKEGKEYLCESSIITGESFKGGYTEYITVVEDFATKVPENMKAAYAAPLFCAGITAYKAVKAAEPKQNKKIGIYGIGGVGHMAIQFAKVENCDVIAFSRSQNHLDVAKRLGASDAMVFSENQQEFLDKLKETHGLLDAAIVFAPADIVTDTAIKSVKKGGLIVIATVGENPTFMAFEEKTIRGTLIGSTKDMEEVIKICDKENIEVIFQTFPLEKANEALKKLKDSEIEARAVLIP, from the coding sequence ATGGAAAAGATGCGAGCCATGGTATTAGATGAATGTGCGAAAATAGAAACAAACCCATTGAAATTAACTGAAATAGATAAACATGAAATTAAAAGATCAAACGAGATTTTATTAGAAATTGAGGCCTGTGGAGTGTGTCATTCACAACTTCATGGAATAGAAGGAGATTGGAAAGATATTGGCATCCCTCCAACATTACCAACAGTTCCAGGTCACGAAGTTGTAGGTAAAGTAGTACAGATAGGAGACAGTGTCACAAAATTCAAAGTGGGAGACAGGGCAGGAATTACTCCATTACTAGAAGCTTGCAAAGAATGTCAGTATTGTAAAGAAGGAAAAGAATACCTTTGTGAATCATCAATCATTACAGGAGAATCTTTCAAAGGAGGATATACAGAATACATCACAGTGGTTGAAGATTTTGCAACCAAAGTTCCTGAAAACATGAAAGCAGCATATGCTGCTCCATTATTTTGTGCAGGAATTACAGCATACAAAGCAGTGAAAGCAGCAGAACCAAAACAAAATAAAAAAATTGGAATTTATGGAATTGGCGGTGTAGGACACATGGCAATACAGTTTGCAAAAGTAGAAAATTGTGACGTGATTGCATTTTCTAGATCTCAAAATCATCTTGATGTTGCAAAGAGATTAGGGGCATCTGATGCAATGGTATTTTCTGAGAATCAGCAAGAATTTCTAGATAAATTAAAAGAAACACACGGGTTATTGGATGCTGCCATAGTATTTGCCCCAGCAGATATTGTAACTGATACTGCCATCAAATCAGTAAAGAAAGGAGGATTAATCGTCATCGCCACAGTAGGAGAAAATCCAACATTTATGGCATTTGAAGAAAAAACTATTCGTGGAACACTTATTGGTTCTACAAAAGATATGGAAGAAGTAATCAAAATATGCGATAAAGAAAATATCGAGGTTATTTTTCAAACATTCCCATTAGAAAAAGCAAATGAAGCTCTCAAGAAATTAAAAGATTCAGAAATAGAAGCAAGAGCAGTATTGATTCCTTAA
- a CDS encoding Lrp/AsnC ligand binding domain-containing protein, with product MEKAYMLISCEIGEEQSLYSQLKEIPEIKNCLITYGSYDIVAEFVTDSPSQINEIITSKIRKLEKIRSTITLRVTN from the coding sequence TTGGAAAAAGCTTACATGTTGATTAGTTGTGAAATTGGAGAAGAGCAATCTCTTTATTCTCAATTAAAAGAAATTCCTGAAATTAAAAATTGTTTGATAACTTATGGCAGCTATGATATTGTAGCAGAATTTGTAACTGATTCCCCTTCTCAAATAAATGAAATAATTACATCCAAAATTAGAAAATTAGAAAAAATTAGAAGTACCATCACACTTAGAGTGACAAACTAA
- the truD gene encoding tRNA pseudouridine(13) synthase TruD: MIPNIDSKIGISVYSTKFDGIGGKIRVEPEDFKVTELLSDKATKSINDKDGYAVYKLKKKKIDTNHALSGIFRKTGVRLKSLGLKDASAITEQFVCSGHKGKPVDDFSSDKYSLEKIGFVKKQLSKKDMVGNHFTLKISECQNRLESFTEHDKILNFYGYQRFGSQRPVTHLIGKAILHRDFDKVIDLILSFTSSYDSKENTEIREKLSDKNNYKQYFDQVPVQMDIERIVLKEMIEHGESIRAIRAIPVSLRRFYIQAYQSFIFNQSLSSAFQDGENLFEAESGDVCFDNHSIIGKYVKGMDQNLALPFVGYSYYKKTRFDFQISKILRQEEITPKDFFIKEMQEVSSEGGFRQAAIHCTDYSAHGNVVDFSLSRGSFATILLREIMKPTDPILAGF; encoded by the coding sequence GTGATACCTAACATAGATTCTAAAATTGGCATTTCTGTATACAGTACAAAGTTTGATGGGATTGGAGGGAAGATTAGAGTTGAACCTGAAGATTTCAAAGTAACTGAATTACTTTCAGATAAAGCAACAAAATCAATCAATGATAAAGATGGATATGCTGTATACAAACTAAAAAAGAAAAAGATTGATACAAACCATGCATTATCTGGAATTTTTAGAAAAACCGGAGTCCGCCTAAAATCTCTTGGGTTAAAAGATGCATCAGCTATTACAGAACAATTCGTTTGCTCCGGACACAAAGGTAAACCTGTAGATGATTTTTCTAGTGATAAATATTCCCTTGAAAAAATTGGGTTTGTAAAAAAACAATTATCAAAAAAAGATATGGTTGGCAATCATTTCACTTTAAAAATCTCTGAATGTCAAAATAGATTGGAATCTTTTACAGAGCATGATAAAATTCTCAATTTTTATGGATACCAAAGATTTGGTTCTCAAAGACCTGTTACTCATCTAATTGGTAAGGCCATATTGCATAGGGATTTTGATAAAGTCATCGATTTAATCTTGTCTTTTACATCTTCATATGATTCCAAAGAAAATACCGAAATTCGTGAAAAATTGTCTGATAAGAATAACTATAAGCAATATTTTGATCAAGTTCCAGTTCAAATGGATATTGAAAGAATTGTACTAAAAGAAATGATTGAACATGGTGAATCTATCCGTGCAATTAGAGCAATCCCTGTCTCGTTGCGACGGTTTTACATACAAGCTTACCAGTCTTTTATTTTTAATCAGTCTTTGAGTTCTGCATTTCAAGATGGTGAAAATTTGTTTGAGGCTGAATCTGGAGATGTTTGTTTTGATAATCATAGCATAATTGGGAAATATGTTAAAGGAATGGATCAAAATTTGGCATTGCCCTTTGTAGGCTATTCATATTACAAAAAAACAAGATTTGATTTTCAAATCTCTAAAATCTTGAGACAAGAAGAAATTACTCCAAAAGATTTCTTCATTAAAGAAATGCAAGAAGTAAGTAGCGAAGGTGGTTTTAGACAAGCTGCAATTCATTGTACAGATTACTCTGCACATGGTAATGTTGTAGATTTTTCATTGTCTAGAGGCTCATTTGCTACAATTTTGTTACGAGAAATTATGAAACCTACAGATCCAATTCTTGCCGGATTTTAG